One genomic region from Proteus vulgaris encodes:
- a CDS encoding DUF421 domain-containing protein, which produces MEYYFLVIIKFIIGFTIILVHMNLSGKTQLSQLTPIDFIGNFVLGGIMGGVIYTDAIPLYQYIIVFLIGVCFISLLNYISKRFNFFRAVTIGNPIPIIKKGEFIMENIMEKKNKIDILNITSRLHAQGIHSFQEVNYAQIEPDGQITVVCDGAKMPSIIVMKDGVIRTSELAQIEKDETWLQDEMKNQHIEKPEDIFLAEFWDGKVNFILQDGKIKRTTL; this is translated from the coding sequence ATGGAATATTACTTTCTGGTTATTATCAAATTTATTATTGGTTTTACTATCATATTAGTCCATATGAATTTATCGGGTAAAACTCAACTCTCTCAATTAACACCTATTGATTTTATTGGTAATTTTGTGCTCGGAGGCATTATGGGGGGGGTGATTTACACCGATGCGATCCCTCTTTATCAATATATTATCGTCTTCTTAATTGGTGTCTGTTTTATCTCGTTGCTTAATTATATCAGTAAGCGATTCAATTTTTTCCGAGCTGTGACTATTGGTAATCCTATTCCCATTATAAAGAAGGGCGAATTTATAATGGAAAACATCATGGAGAAAAAGAACAAAATAGACATTTTAAATATAACGTCTCGTCTTCATGCACAAGGTATTCATTCGTTTCAAGAGGTTAATTACGCGCAAATTGAACCTGATGGACAAATCACTGTGGTATGTGACGGTGCAAAAATGCCTTCGATTATTGTTATGAAAGACGGTGTTATTCGAACATCAGAATTAGCGCAAATAGAAAAAGATGAAACATGGCTTCAAGATGAGATGAAAAATCAACATATTGAGAAACCAGAAGATATTTTCTTAGCTGAATTCTGGGATGGAAAAGTTAATTTTATTTTGCAAGATGGAAAGATAAAACGCACGACGTTATAG
- the rnz gene encoding ribonuclease Z, producing the protein MELTFLGTNAGVPSKERNVTSMVLDLQNKQKSMWMFDCGEATQHQILHTRVKLPRLNKIFITHLHGDHIFGLPGLLCSRSMGGTETLLTVYGPTGIKAFIETALTLSQSYLTYPINIVEIDEAGFLFEEEGMKVSCEALSHPVPCFGYRLEEENSPGKLDAEKLKANNIPAGAWLQELKQGKTITLPDGRVVDGKEYIGPETKGRCIAIFGDTQPTPNALKLANNADVIVHEATFKHEMAEQANSRGHSTTVQAAQLAKEANVKKLIITHISSRYSPEDCVELLKESQQIFSHTEMASDFEVFKL; encoded by the coding sequence ATGGAGCTCACTTTTTTAGGCACTAACGCAGGCGTTCCTTCTAAAGAGAGGAATGTCACCAGTATGGTGCTTGATTTACAAAATAAACAAAAAAGTATGTGGATGTTTGATTGTGGCGAAGCGACACAACACCAAATATTGCATACCCGCGTAAAATTACCGCGTTTAAATAAAATTTTTATTACCCACTTACATGGCGATCATATTTTTGGTTTACCGGGATTACTTTGTAGTCGCTCAATGGGAGGAACCGAAACGCTGTTAACGGTGTATGGCCCTACGGGTATCAAAGCTTTTATAGAGACAGCACTGACCCTAAGCCAATCTTATTTAACTTACCCTATTAATATTGTTGAAATTGATGAAGCGGGTTTTCTGTTTGAAGAAGAAGGTATGAAAGTGAGCTGTGAAGCACTTTCTCATCCTGTACCTTGTTTTGGTTATCGCTTAGAAGAAGAAAACAGCCCAGGTAAATTAGATGCAGAAAAACTGAAAGCCAACAATATTCCTGCGGGTGCTTGGTTACAAGAGTTAAAACAAGGTAAAACCATTACATTGCCAGATGGAAGAGTCGTTGACGGCAAAGAGTATATTGGCCCTGAAACAAAAGGTCGTTGTATTGCAATTTTCGGTGATACACAACCCACACCAAATGCATTAAAACTGGCTAATAATGCAGATGTTATTGTTCATGAAGCGACGTTTAAACATGAAATGGCAGAGCAAGCGAATAGCCGTGGACACTCAACTACTGTGCAAGCGGCACAGTTAGCCAAAGAGGCTAATGTCAAAAAACTGATTATCACGCATATTAGTAGTCGCTACTCACCCGAAGACTGTGTTGAATTACTCAAGGAAAGCCAACAGATCTTTAGCCATACTGAAATGGCTTCTGATTTTGAGGTATTTAAGTTGTAA